The DNA sequence TGGCTCTGGCAGATGTAGGCGCCCCGGTCCGCGGCCATGTCGATGATCACCTTCTGGCTGATCTCCCAGGCGGTCTTGTACAGGTCCTTGAGGTTCTGGGGGATCTCCGGGATGTGGGCCACGCTGCCGTTGCTGGCGATGATCTTGTTCTTGAGCTCCTCGCTCCACAGGCCGAGCTTCACCAGGTCGCGCAGCAGGTACTTGTTGACCACGATGAACTCGCCGCTGAGCACGCGGCGGGTGTAGAGGTTGCTGGTGTAGGGCTCGAAGCACTCGTTGTTGCCCAGGATCTGGGCGGTGCTGGCCGTGGGCATGGGGGCCAGCAGCAGGCTGTTGCGCACGCCGTACTGCTTGATCTCGGCGCGCAGCACGTCCCACTCCCAGCGGTCGCTGGGCTTCACGCCCCACAGGTCGGGCTGCAGGATGCCCTGGCTGATGGGGCTGCCGGCGTAGGTCTCGTAGGGCCCCTCCTCCTTCGCCAGGTCCTTGCTGGCGGTGAGGGCGGCGTAGTGGATGGTCTCGAAGATCTCCCGGTTGAGCACCTTGGCCTCCACGCTGTCGAAGGGGTAGCGCATGAGGATGAAGGCGTCGGCCAGGCCCTGCACGCCGATGCCGATGGGGCGGTGGCGCATGTTGCTGCGGCGCGCCTCGGGGATGGGGTAGTAGTTGTTGTCGATGATGCGGTTGAGGTTCCTGGTCAACTGCATCGTGACCTCGAAGAGCTTGTCGTGGTCGAAGCGGCCCTTGTGGACGAACTTGGGCAGGGCGATGGAGCCCAGGTTGCACACGGCGACCTCATCGGCACTGGTGTACTCGATGATCTCGGTGCACAGGTTGCTGCTCTTGATGGTGCCCAGGTTCTGCTGGTTGCTCTTGCGGTTGGCGGCGTCCTTGAACAGGATGTAGGGGGTGCCGGTCTCGATCTGGCTCTCCAGGATCTTGAACCAGAGGTCCTGCGCCTTGATGGTGCGGCGGCCGCGGCCCTCGGCCTCGTACTTCTCGTAGAGGGCCTCGAACTGCTCGCTGTGGGTGTCGCTGAGGCCGGGGCACTCGTTGGGGCACATGAGCGTCCAGTCGCCGTTCTGCTCCACCCGCTTCATGAAGAGGTCGGGGATCCACATGGCGTAGAAGAGGTCGCGGGCGCGCATCTCCTCCTTGCCGTGGTTCTTCTTCAGTTCGAGGAAGTCCTCGATGTCGGCGTGCCAGGGCTCCAGGTAGATGGCGAAGCTGCCCTTGCGCTTGCCGCCGCCCTGGTCCACGTAGCGGGC is a window from the Flavobacteriales bacterium genome containing:
- a CDS encoding ribonucleoside-diphosphate reductase subunit alpha yields the protein MYVVKRDGRREAVKFDKITARVKKLCYGLDPMVDATQVTLKVIDGIYDGVSTTQLDNLTAEVAATMTVRHPDYAQLASRIAVSNLHKNTKKSFSETMKDLYAYIDPKTGEQAGLIAEDVWAIIRDNAEVLDSAIIYDRDFQYDYFGFKTLERSYLLKLDGKVVERPQHLLMRVAVGIHKHDLDSAIRTYNDLSEGWYTHATPTLFNAGTPKPQMSSCFLLQLKEDSISGIYDTLKQCAQISQSAGGIGLSIHNLRAKGSYIKGTNGTSNGIVPMLRVFNDTARYVDQGGGKRKGSFAIYLEPWHADIEDFLELKKNHGKEEMRARDLFYAMWIPDLFMKRVEQNGDWTLMCPNECPGLSDTHSEQFEALYEKYEAEGRGRRTIKAQDLWFKILESQIETGTPYILFKDAANRKSNQQNLGTIKSSNLCTEIIEYTSADEVAVCNLGSIALPKFVHKGRFDHDKLFEVTMQLTRNLNRIIDNNYYPIPEARRSNMRHRPIGIGVQGLADAFILMRYPFDSVEAKVLNREIFETIHYAALTASKDLAKEEGPYETYAGSPISQGILQPDLWGVKPSDRWEWDVLRAEIKQYGVRNSLLLAPMPTASTAQILGNNECFEPYTSNLYTRRVLSGEFIVVNKYLLRDLVKLGLWSEELKNKIIASNGSVAHIPEIPQNLKDLYKTAWEISQKVIIDMAADRGAYICQSQSLNIFMENVNFAKLTSMHFYSWKAGLKTGMYYLRTKAATDAIKFTLDKSKLAEPAANGKAQEGARVREVAPAAEAVVEPVLSAPTVTGPVAGDLATQRASTLSQAQAEIACSLDNPDSCEMCSG